A region from the Geotrypetes seraphini chromosome 10, aGeoSer1.1, whole genome shotgun sequence genome encodes:
- the LOC117367423 gene encoding protein FAM9A-like, with product MSRNSSRGVQEELHAQVARAVMVAPPGAGAGTGPVQEEEESEREEEEGETERGEEEEKKEETEEKDEEDTSPDPTHFLLPDYSAPQEGLLRSGPEGHAFCIFSHPLQHRELSL from the exons ATGAGTCGGAATtcctccaggggggtgcaggagGAACTGCATGCCCAGGTAG CTCGGGCAGTGATGGTAGCACCCCCTGGAGCTGGTGCAGGGACTGGCCCtgttcaggaggaggaggagagtgagagagaagaggaagaaggtgagacagaaagaggggaagaggaggagaaaaaggaagagacagaagaaaaagatgaagaggatacctcccctgaccccacccatttCCTTTTGCCCGACTACTCTGCCCCTCAGGAGGGGCTTTTGAGGTCTGGACCAGAGGGCCATGCCTTCTGCATCTTCTCCCACCCTCTCCAACACAGAGAGCTCAGTCTCTGA